One Streptomyces sp. SAI-135 DNA segment encodes these proteins:
- a CDS encoding Lsr2 family protein produces the protein MAQKVVVTLFDDIDGSEAAETIAFGLDGKSYEIDLNQANAEKLRKALEPYVEAGRKRSRSGKAYKQTEVAPDPAAVRAWAQANKMDVPARGRIPKKVYEAFAEAQ, from the coding sequence GTGGCGCAGAAGGTCGTGGTCACTCTCTTTGACGACATCGACGGCTCGGAAGCGGCGGAAACGATCGCCTTCGGACTCGACGGCAAGTCGTACGAGATCGACCTGAATCAAGCCAATGCCGAGAAACTGCGTAAGGCGCTCGAGCCGTACGTGGAGGCCGGCCGCAAGCGGTCCAGGTCGGGCAAGGCGTACAAGCAGACCGAGGTCGCTCCCGACCCGGCCGCGGTCCGGGCCTGGGCCCAGGCCAACAAGATGGACGTCCCCGCCCGCGGACGCATCCCCAAGAAGGTCTACGAGGCGTTCGCCGAGGCCCAGTGA